Proteins from a single region of Phormidium ambiguum IAM M-71:
- the ychF gene encoding redox-regulated ATPase YchF → MLRAGIVGLPNVGKSTLFNALVANAKAEAANFPFCTIEPNVGVVAVPDERLNVLAKISDSAQIIPARVEFVDIAGLVKGASQGEGLGNKFLSHIREVDAIVHVVRCFEDDDIIHVAGSVDPARDIEVINLELGLADLDQVERKIDRTRKLARTSKEAQLELEALEKINAILNEGKPARQARLTDEEKQAIKGLGLLTNKPIIYGANVSEDDLASGNEYVERVREIAAQENAQVVIVSAQVESELVSLPEEDRAEFLESLGVEEGGLKSLIRATYELLGLRTYFTTGPKETRAWTIHAGMSAPQAAGVIHTDFERGFIRAETVAYKDLVTNGSMNAAKEKGLVRSEGKEYVVQEGDVMLFRFNV, encoded by the coding sequence ATGCTAAGAGCCGGAATTGTTGGACTACCTAACGTTGGTAAATCTACTTTGTTTAACGCTTTGGTGGCAAATGCAAAAGCAGAAGCCGCCAACTTTCCATTTTGTACAATTGAACCAAATGTCGGGGTAGTTGCTGTTCCCGACGAACGGTTAAATGTGTTAGCTAAAATATCAGATTCAGCGCAAATTATTCCTGCAAGAGTTGAATTTGTAGATATTGCGGGTTTGGTGAAAGGTGCGAGTCAAGGTGAAGGACTGGGAAATAAATTTTTATCTCATATTCGGGAAGTTGATGCGATCGTTCACGTAGTCCGCTGTTTTGAAGATGATGATATTATTCATGTTGCAGGTTCTGTCGATCCAGCAAGAGATATTGAAGTCATTAATTTAGAATTAGGTTTAGCAGATTTAGATCAAGTTGAACGAAAGATCGATCGCACTCGTAAACTAGCACGCACCAGCAAAGAAGCACAACTAGAATTAGAAGCCTTAGAAAAAATCAATGCCATTTTAAACGAAGGAAAACCAGCCAGACAAGCGCGGTTAACCGACGAAGAAAAACAAGCAATTAAAGGTTTAGGTTTACTCACCAATAAACCAATTATCTATGGTGCTAATGTCTCTGAAGATGATTTAGCAAGCGGCAATGAATATGTAGAAAGAGTGCGCGAAATTGCTGCCCAAGAAAATGCTCAAGTCGTAATTGTTTCCGCCCAAGTAGAATCAGAATTAGTTTCTTTACCAGAAGAAGATAGAGCAGAATTTCTCGAATCTTTGGGAGTAGAAGAAGGTGGATTAAAATCTTTAATTCGCGCCACTTACGAACTTTTGGGATTAAGAACTTACTTCACAACAGGGCCAAAAGAAACTCGCGCTTGGACAATTCACGCCGGAATGTCCGCACCCCAAGCCGCAGGTGTAATTCACACCGATTTTGAGCGGGGTTTTATTCGTGCAGAAACGGTTGCTTACAAAGATTTAGTAACAAATGGATCGATGAATGCTGCGAAGGAAAAAGGTTTAGTTCGCAGTGAAGGTAAAGAGTATGTGGTGCAAGAAGGCGATGTAATGTTGTTTAGGTTTAATGTGTAA
- a CDS encoding DUF29 domain-containing protein: protein MNLPLINLYETDFYAWVQKQVQLLRQRDLNNLDIDNLIEEIESLGKQEKQELVNRLGVLLGHLLKWEYQPDQRSKSWIRTIREQRKKIKKLIKENPSLKPFLDEAIKEAYSDGVDLAVDETDMEIQVFPSEVPYSWELIDNPNFFPGRLIDSDRDLLAIYGISPI, encoded by the coding sequence ATGAACCTTCCATTAATCAACCTATATGAAACTGACTTTTATGCTTGGGTTCAGAAACAAGTACAGTTGTTGCGTCAGCGTGACTTAAACAATCTTGATATTGACAATTTGATTGAGGAAATAGAATCTTTGGGTAAACAGGAAAAACAAGAATTAGTAAATCGTCTGGGAGTTCTACTTGGACACTTGTTGAAATGGGAGTATCAACCCGACCAAAGAAGTAAAAGTTGGATCAGAACCATTCGGGAACAGCGGAAAAAAATTAAAAAACTAATCAAAGAAAACCCTAGTTTAAAACCATTCCTAGATGAAGCAATAAAAGAGGCTTATTCAGACGGGGTAGACTTAGCTGTTGATGAAACAGATATGGAAATACAAGTTTTTCCTTCAGAAGTCCCTTACTCCTGGGAACTAATAGACAACCCGAATTTTTTTCCGGGTCGTCTCATAGATTCAGACAGGGATTTACTGGCAATCTACGGAATCTCGCCTATCTAA